The Echeneis naucrates chromosome 10, fEcheNa1.1, whole genome shotgun sequence genome has a window encoding:
- the slc43a1a gene encoding solute carrier family 43 member 1a, with translation MSPSLLQAYRRRWWMAVTAVIENLLCSAVLLGWGSLLIMLKKEGFYSHLCSENDSVVVPLGNSSDNEVDKWPSCVDQEEMLNLGFTIGSFLLSATTLPLGILMDKFGPRPIRLVGSSCFSLSCIMMAVSAYNPLVLSPLIFLALSLNGFGGICLTFTSLTLPNMFGALSSTVMSLMIGSYASSAVTFPGVKLIYDADVSFQVIMWVWSGIAGCAFLNCFLNWPAEGFPTPDEVDYSKILTTLKDKPSSDQKAVEESLRRKNGDVRHSTEKLPNGPDPAPNTVPFRRSVFSPIFLWSLVTMGMTQLRIIFFMGAMNKMLEFMVTHGEEHPSEQVRNEAKDNVSFYSSIFGTLQLLCLITCPLIGYIMDWKMKECEEELVPGTEHRLTSGPKRDRKIQKVTNAMRAFILTNLLLLAFGCCCLIDNLPLQILTFILHTMVRGFIHSCCGGLYAAVYPSNHFGTLTGLQSMISAVVALLQQPLFIAMVGPLHGDPYWINLSLLLFSLAGFLLPGYLFYHRAHLLREKKARDGQTASREMEALNHTEANGHKPHSNGFAAVEA, from the exons ATGTCGCCCTCTCTCCTCCAGGCCTACAGGAGGCGCTGGTGGATGGCAGTGACAGCGGTTATTGAAAACCTGCTGTGCTCAGCTGTGCTGCTTGGCTGGGGGTCGCTGCTCATCATGCTTAAAAAGGAAGGCTTCTACTCGCACCTGTGCTCAG AGAATGACTCAGTGGTTGTGCCCTTGGGGAACTCCTCTGATAATGAGGTGGACAAGTGGCCGAGCTGCGTGGACCAGGAGGAGATGCTGAATCTGGGCTTCACCATTGGCTCCTTCTTACTCAGCGCCACGACCCTGCCACTCGGTATCCTGATGGACAAGTTTGGGCCACGTCCAATTCGCTTGGTGGGAAG TTCCTGTTTCAGTCTGTCCTGTATTATGATGGCTGTGTCTGCCTACAACCCTCTTG TCCTATCGCCACTCATATTCTTGGCTCTGTCTCTGAACGGCTTTGGAGGGATCTGCCTGACCTTCACCTCCCTCACG CTCCCCAACATGTTTGGTGCGCTGAGCTCCACTGTCATGTCTCTGATGATCGGCTCCTACGCCTCGTCCGCGGTCACCTTCCCAGGGGTCAAG ttGATCTACGATGCAGACGTGTCCTTCCAGGTGATCATGTGGGTGTGGTCAGGCATTGCAGGGTGTGCCTTTTTAAACTGTTTCTTGAACTGGCCTGCAGAAGGATTCCCAACACCCGACGAGGTGGACTACAG TAAGATCCTTACGACTCTGAAGGACAAGCCTTCATCGGATCAGAAGGCTGTAGAAGAGAGCCTGAGGCGGAAAAATGGAGACGTCAGACACTCCACAGAGAAGCTTCCCAATGGTCCTGACCCCGCGCCCA aTACTGTTCCCTTCCGCCGGTCTGTGTTCTCTCCCATCTTCCTGTGGAGTTTGGTGACAATGGGGATGACCCAATTAAGGATCATCTTCTTCATGGGAGCAATGAACAAGATGCTGGAGTTCATGGTCACGCACGGCGAAGAGCATC catctGAACAAGTGAGGAATGAGGCAAAAGACAATG tgAGTTTCTACTCCTCCATCTTCGGCACGCTACAGCTGCTGTGTCTGATCACATGTCCTCTGATCGGATACATCATGGACTGGAAGATGAAGGAATGTGAAGAGGAGCTCGTTCCAGGAACAGAGCACAG ACTGACCAGCGGGCCCAAGAGAGACCGTAAGATCCAGAAGGTGACCAATGCCATGAGAGCCTTCATCCTcaccaacctgctgctgctcgctTTCGGATGCTGCTGCCTCATAGACAACCTGCCTCTACAG ATTTTGACCTTCATCCTGCACACCATGGTCCGAGGTTTCATCCACTCCTGCTGTGGAGGCCTTTACGCTGCTGT CTACCCGTCCAACCACTTTGGCACCCTGACAGGCCTCCAGTCCATGATCAGCGCCGTGGTCGCTCTGCTTCAGCAGCCGCTCTTCATCGCCATGGTGGGACCACTGCATGGAGACCCCTACTGG ATCAATCTCAGcctgctgcttttctcattGGCTGGTTTCTTGTTGCCGGGTTACCTGTTTTACCACCGTGCACATCTGCTGAGGGAAAAGAAGGCCAGAGATGGGCAGACCGCCAGTCGGGAGATGGAGGCCCTCAACCACACCGAGGCCAACGGCCACAAGCCTCACAGCAACGGTTTCGCTGCTGTGGAGGCTTAA
- the med19a gene encoding mediator of RNA polymerase II transcription subunit 19-A, whose product MTEMFSSIFGQNEAQGPPGSSSLAFGPGKPPPPLPQNQVSMSGQIPPQLGDEGPALRKPGAMNEPFYLLRELPVGNELTGNTNLITHYNLEHAYNKFCGKKVKEKLSNFLPELPGMIDCPGTQDGSSLRSLIDKPPVCGNSFSPLTGALLTGFRLHTGPLPEQYRLMHIQPPKKKSKHKHKHHRPQDPLPQETPSDSDPKKKKKKRDDDPDRKKKKKDKKKKKNRHSPDHPGLAGSQPNSNSLR is encoded by the exons ATGACGGAAATGTTTTCATCTATCTTCGGGCAAAATGAAGCTCAGGGACCGCCCGGCTCGTCGTCTCTGGCTTTCGGACCGGGGAAGCCTCCGCCGCCTCTCCCGCAAAACCAAGTCTCCATGTCGGGGCAGATACCACCGCAGCTCGGGGATGAAGGGCCTGCTCTGCGGAAGCCCGGAGCCATGAATGAACCTTTTTACTTGCTGAGAGAGCTACCGG TGGGAAACGAGTTGACTGGAAACACCAACCTCATCACGCACTACAACCTAGAGCACGCCTACAACAAATTCTGTGGGAAGAAGGTGAAAGAGAAGCTCAGCAACTTCCTCCCAGAGTTACCAG GTATGATTGACTGTCCAGGCACTCAGGATGGCAGCTCTTTGCGCTCTTTGATTGACAAGCCTCCAGTGTGTGGGAATTCCTTCAGCCCACTGACTGGTGCTCTGCTCACAGGCTTCAGATTACACACAGGACCG ctcCCAGAACAATACAGACTGATGCACATACAACCtccaaagaagaagagcaaacacaagcacaaacaccaTCGGCCACAGGACCCCTTACCACAAG AGACCCCCTCAGATTCTGATcccaagaagaaaaagaaaaagcggGATGATGATCCTGACcgcaagaaaaagaagaaagacaagaaaaagaagaag AACCGTCACAGTCCAGACCACCCTGGCCTCGCTGGATCACAACCCAACAGCAATAGCCTCAGATAG
- the pmf1 gene encoding polyamine-modulated factor 1, with the protein MEEGPAATQTETTGNADSGVSAESQPNEATGKVCSQTNPELDCNPPKEAAARINRMKLFDKVIQKSLEKFINHASFNRFAHSFCPLHKKDPQRMESIHKQFIEELRRSIQDDISRLIEEGWLEVKLNELDKLERAAKNNPGPAWRPSGVPEQDFCSYLMPYYQKQEAYMRLELKKIKAENAALAQKAQDGRENIAQTENRISAAVDEWKASVTEFERLASSLCPANVFDV; encoded by the exons ATGGAGGAAGGCCCTGCAGCGACACAAACAGAGACTACAGGCAACGCAGACAGCGGAGTCTCTGCTGAAAGCCAACCCAATGAAGCCACAGGAAAGGTTTGTTCCCAGACAAACCCCGAGTTGGACTGCAACCCGCCCAAAGAGGCCGCAGCTCGGATCAACAGGATGAAGCTGTTCGACAAGGTGAtacagaagagtctggagaagTTCATCAACCACGCCAG CTTCAACAGATTTGCTCACTCATTTTGTCCGCTGCACAAGAAGGACCCTCAGAGGATGGAGAGCATTCACAAGCAGTTCATAGAAGAGCTGCGCAGGAGTATACAG gatgacatcagcaggctgATTGAAGAAGGGTGGTTAGAGGTCAAACTGAATGAGCTGGACAAACTGGAGCGTGCTGCCAAAAACAACCCAGGCCCTGCATG GCGGCCTAGTGGAGTTCCTGAGCAGGACTTTTGCAGCTATTTGATGCCCTACTATCAAAAGCAAGAAGCTTACATGCGGCTGgagctgaaaaaaatcaaagcgGAGAATGCTGCACTTGCACAGAAAGCTCAGGATGGCAGAGAGAATATTGctcagactgaaaacaggatttcagcagctgttgatgaGTGGAAG GCATCAGTTACTGAATTCGAAAGGTTGGCATCTTCCCTCTGCCCTGCAAATGTCTTTGATGTGTGA
- the tmx2a gene encoding thioredoxin-related transmembrane protein 2-A, producing the protein MGLVTGVCTFLYHFPQIYKWLLKPYYIASFLMTVAFPVVRKAPGLCEHLATQREDGNSCDFDWREVEILMFLSAIVMMKNRRAITLEQHIGNLFLFSKVANVILFFRLDIRLGILYFTLCIAFIMTCKPPLYMGPEYIKYFSDTTIDEELQRDSRVTWIVEFYANWSSDCQSFAPVFADLSLKYNCAGLRFGKVDIGRYGEVSQRYRVSTSPLSKQLPSLLLFQGGQEIMRRPMVDSKGRAVSWTFNEENIIREFNLNELFQKAKKLSKGRGLKGDHDNSPQPSEENDADTNTTESKKDQ; encoded by the exons ATGGGCCTGGTCACAGGAGTCTGTACTTTCTTGTACCACTTCCCTCAGATTTACAAATGGCTGCTCAAACCGTATTACATCGCGTCGTTCCTGATGACCGTCGCCTTCCCGGTGGTGCGGAAGGCTCCCGGTCTGTGCGAGCACCTGGCGACCCAGAGAGAGGACGGCAACTCCTGCGACTTTGACTGG cgAGAAGTGGAGATTCTCATGTTTCTTAGTGCAATAGTGATGATGAAGAACAGACGAGCCA TCACACTGGAGCAGCACATAGGAAACTTATTCCTGTTCAGTAAAGTGGCCAATGTCATCCTCTTCTTCCGACTGGACATTCGGCTCGGCATCCTTTACTTCACACTGTGTATTG CTTTCATCATGACCTGTAAGCCACCTCTCTACATGGGCCCAGAGTATATCAAGTACTTCAGTGACACAACCATAGAT GAAGAGCTGCAGAGGGACAGTCGCGTCACCTGGATTGTAGAATTCTACGCCAACTGGTCCTCTGATTGCCAGTCCTTTGCTCCTGTCTTTGCTGACCTTTCTCTCAA GTACAATTGTGCTGGACTCAGGTTTGGGAAAGTGGACATTGGCCGCTATGGGGAGGTTTCACAAAG GTACAGGGTTAGTACTTCACCTCTGTCCAAGCAGCTGCCctcactgctgcttttccaAGGAGGGCAGGAAATTATGAGACGTCCAATGGTGGACAGTAAAGGGAGAGCAGTATCTTGGACTTTCAATGAG GAGAACATCATCCGAGAGTTTAACCTCAATGAGCTCTTCCAGAAAGCCAAGAAACTGAGCAAAGGTCGCGGTTTGAAGGGAGATCACGATAACAGCCCTCAGCCAAGTGAGGAGAACGACGCTgacacaaacaccacagagagcaagaaagacCAATGA